CCCGCTTGACACGCTGATTAATATGATAAGAACGTCCTAGACCAGCTGTAAGCTCGTAGTTATAAGCTAGGAGCTTTAGCCATAAAGCTGGATAACGCGGTTCCAACCAAGGTTGTATTTGACGCAGCAAACGAGGAAACCAACTACCGAGTAAAGCACTGATTACGGCAGCTAAGCCAAAGTTAAGATAGTTACCCAACCATTGCCAAAGATCTTTTGTTCCAGCTAAATCCCAAATCCACAAGACCTGAGAAGGATTTTTTCTGGCGGCTTTCAACGCTAAGCGATTAAAGGTTAACCAGTCTACTCGGTCTTTAATAAAAGTATCCGCGACTTCTAGCGGTTCGTCGGTCAATAAGCCAAAGAAAGTATTTAACATCGAGTTGATGCGCTGGGGTGGTAAAAACCTACCCGTGGGAACCATCATCCCTTTGGAAAACAGCCAAGTGACAGCAACATTGCTTTGGTAAGCACGGATTTGATTAAGGTGGTGAAATTTGAGTAAGTCGTGCTTGAGGGCAGTATCTACCAGCGTCGTCAAACGTTCGAGGTTGCGGATTAAAGAACCAAAGCCAGTAAAGACTAAAGGTGATTGCAGTGATGCAGCGTCACCGATCGCAATCAGTCGGTCAAACGCAACTGTGCGATCGCGGCTACTCGTACTAAAGTGTCCTGGAATATAACCAAATGTTGCTTTTTTCCAAACCAGCTGATCCATGTCGCAGCGGCGGTACTCAGGCAGAATTGTAAAAAAGTCTTCATACATTTCAAGTAAGGAGCCAGGATTTGTTGCATTTACCTGATGGTAATGAAATAGATAAATGGCAATGTCGTCGCCTGCACCTGGAAATAATTCCCAAATTAGCTGTCGTCCGCGCGAGATATCTCCATGACTATTTAAAACATCGCCGTAGTGCGCATCCCACACCTCTGGACCAAAACCACCAGAAATGACCGCCCCGACTGTCGGGCAGACGCTATCAAACGCTCGTCCGCCGTTTAACTGCCACGCGATCGGGGATGCTGTTCCCATCGCATCTACCAGTAAGCGTCCCGTTGCTTCTGCCTCGTGAGTAGATAAATGCTTGACTTTTACTGTTAAATGTGTATCTGCTATCGCCGCGTTGAGAAATTCCGTCTCATCCCAAATTTCTCCCCCAGCCGCTTGTAACTTTTCGCCACACATCCGCAATAGCTTTTCAGCATCGAGCGCAACGTTTAATACAGTGGGAGTGTGTAAAACAGACGATCTCAGATGATTCGGGTTATTGCCGTCGAAAAACTTATTAAATCCGTCTTTGTACTCGCGCGCAATCAGGCTTTCACACTCAACAGCGGTAAACAAACCCAAGTTAATTAAGCTTTGGAGTTCGGCGCGGGAAATGTTCCACTCGCGATTCATTCGCCCAAACGGTAAGCGCTCGATTAACAACACTTTGTATCCTAACTGCGCCATCACCGCCGCATGAATGACGCCTAATGCGCCACCTATATA
This portion of the Chroogloeocystis siderophila 5.2 s.c.1 genome encodes:
- a CDS encoding NAD(P)/FAD-dependent oxidoreductase; the protein is MRELVYIEIPTPNTAAVRSWLQTAWVPEKGEKIITPEGLRLRMPQNLSPVTFISDPSEDQLPSELSVFVWSVQRTTYLKVFRWGDRAFPNEKQILQRLIAELRVQFPHNYPEPPEIGNQSIFAALAPYYPLTVKFFQKFPQGEYDLTRAYWWEKRWRAGVRNPQQPQQVIFKLGTEQPSTPTYDLIYIGGALGVIHAAVMAQLGYKVLLIERLPFGRMNREWNISRAELQSLINLGLFTAVECESLIAREYKDGFNKFFDGNNPNHLRSSVLHTPTVLNVALDAEKLLRMCGEKLQAAGGEIWDETEFLNAAIADTHLTVKVKHLSTHEAEATGRLLVDAMGTASPIAWQLNGGRAFDSVCPTVGAVISGGFGPEVWDAHYGDVLNSHGDISRGRQLIWELFPGAGDDIAIYLFHYHQVNATNPGSLLEMYEDFFTILPEYRRCDMDQLVWKKATFGYIPGHFSTSSRDRTVAFDRLIAIGDAASLQSPLVFTGFGSLIRNLERLTTLVDTALKHDLLKFHHLNQIRAYQSNVAVTWLFSKGMMVPTGRFLPPQRINSMLNTFFGLLTDEPLEVADTFIKDRVDWLTFNRLALKAARKNPSQVLWIWDLAGTKDLWQWLGNYLNFGLAAVISALLGSWFPRLLRQIQPWLEPRYPALWLKLLAYNYELTAGLGRSYHINQRVKRENPQASSQIEVRS